From Inquilinus sp. Marseille-Q2685:
CGCCAGCGTCACCTTGGCGTCGGCCAGATTGGTGCCGACCAGCTCGACCCCCTGCTTCAGATAGGGCTCGACCATCTCGGTCTGCGACGGCATCCAGTTGCCGAGGAACAGGTTCACCTGGTTATTCTTGAGCGATTCGAAGGTGACCGCGACCGACAGCATGTCGACCTTGGGCTCGTAGCCCAGGCCGGTCAGCACGGTGCCGGCCAGGGCCGTGGTCGAGGTGATGTCGGTCCAGCCGACATCCGACAGCTTCACGGTCTTGCAGGCCGCGTCGTCGGCCAGGGCGGCGCCGGCCGGGGCCAGCGCGGCGATCGCCGCGGCGGTGAAGAGAATACGTCTCGCGTTCATCACTGCCTCCTGTCTGTCCTCATGGGAACGGGGGGCGTTGTCAGCCCTTCTCGTCCTCCGCTGCGGCCTCGTGGGCGGCGCGGATCTCGCTCAAGCGGTCGTGGATCTCGGCCTCGAACGGCTCGACCTTCGGCCCGGTCGCGTCGATCGACAGGTTCAGCACCTCGCTCTCGGCCAGCACGGTGCCGTCCGCGGCGCGGCGCATCAGGTGGTGCAGGGTGAAGCGCTTGGCGTCCATCGCGCCCAGCCGGGTTTCGACCGCCACCTCGTCGCCGGAATGGGCCTCGCGCCGGTAGCGGATCTTCATCTCGCCGGTGAAGACGGTGCGCCGGCTGCGCGCCCGGTAGGCGGCGTCGATGCCGGCGAACTCCAGGAAGGCGTCGGTGGCGTGGCTGAAGATGACGGCGTAGTAGCCGTCGTTGAGATGGCCGTTGTAGTCGGTCCACTCCGCCCGCACCGCCTCGCGGTGCAGCCGCAGCGGCGCCGCGATCGTCCGGGCGGACGGGGATGTCGGGTTGGCCGCGGTCGCTGGCATCCGCCGGTTGGTCCTCGCCTGCGGCCCGTCTTCCGTCGGACGGGCTCGGATGCTGGCGATGCTACGCGGCGGCGGCGCGCCTCATTGACCGAAGGCGACGCCGACCTGATCGAAAGCGCCGCCCCTCCGCCGGGGCGGAGAGGGCCGGCGGTTCAGAGGCCCAGCAGCAGGCCGAGCTTCATGCCGAGGGCACGGAAGATCGAGGCCTCCGGCACGTCCTGGGCGGCGACCAGCGGCACCTTGCGCACCGGCCCGTCCGGCGGGGCGATGTCGAGCTCGCCCAGCACCTGGCCCTTGGCGATCGGCGCCTCGATCGGCTCCTGGAACCGGGCGGTGACGGTCATCTTGTCGAAATCGGCCGGCTGCAGGGTCATGGCCAGGTCCTGCGCCACCGTCACCGGCACCTTGTCCTCGGCGCCGAGCCACACCGTCGCCTCGTCGACCGCGGCACCGGCCTTGAACAGCGGGTACAGGCGGAACTGGTTCCAGCCCCATTCCAGCAGCCGGGCGCCCTCGTCGGCGCGGGACTGCATGCTGGGCAGCCCGTTGACCACCAGGATCAGCCGGCGGTTGTCGCGAACGCCCGAGGCGGTCAGGCCGTAGCCGCCGGAGTCGGTGTGGCCGGTCTTGATCCCGTCCACGCCCATGTCGCGGTACAGCAACGGATTGCGGTTGCCCTGCTTGATCTTGTTCCAGGTGAACTCCCGCTCGCCGTCGTAGCGATAGTATTGCGGGAAGTCCGAGATCATCCGCTCGGCCAGGATCGCCAGGTCGCGCGCGGTCGAATAGTGCTCCGGGTCCGGCAGGCCGTTGGAGGTGACGAAGTGGCTGGCGTTCATGCCCAGCCTTTTCGCCATCTCGTTCATGCGGTCGGCGAAGGCGCTCTCCGACCCCGCCAGGCCTTCGGCCAGCACCACCGCGGCGTCGTTGCCGGACTGGATCAGGAGGCCGCGCAGCAGGTCCTCGACCCGGATGCTGTCCCCGACCTGGACGAACATCTTCGACCCGCCGGTCTGCCAGGCCTTCTTGCTGACCGGGAACTTGGTGTCGAGCGTGATCCGGCCGTCCCGCAGCGCGTCGTAGACCAGATAGGCCGTCATCATCTTGCTCATCGACGATGTCGGCATGCGCTCGTCCGCGGCCTTCTCCATCAGCACCGTGTCGGTGGTGGTGTCGATCAGGATCGCCTGTTTGGCGATGGTGTCGACGGTGGCCGCGCCGGCGGGCAGCGCGGCCAGGGTGGCGAGGAGGATTGTGGCACGGAAGAGGGGGGCCGGCATCGCGATCTTGGTCATGGAGCGGAGCATGGATCGCAGGGATAGCGTCAACTGAGGCCGCTGCCAACCCAAGCCTGTCACGACCGGCCGCGGCGAAGCGCGCGGGGCGGCGACGGTCCATCGGCCCGCCGCTCGCCGCGGATGCCATGGGCAACGGCCGATCCCCCATCCGGGGGTGATAGGAGGGTGGTCGCCTGCTCTAAGATGAGAACGAATAACCTGTCGACCTGTCCCTTTCGGGTCATAGCGCAAAGGTCGTGCGAATTGTACAATGTCAGGCGTGGTGGGGGCCACGTCTGTCGAATAGGCGAGATGCAACATGGGGGAGCAACAGGCTCTAGGAAAACAAACATATTCATTTTTATGCAAGTTTTATGAATGAATAAGATCCTACACGTGGCTCAACGCCCCCGGGAGATATTGTTCCCATGCTGAAGCACGCCGACATCTGGGCGGCGATCGACCGTCTCGCCAGGCTCAACGGCTTGTCCGCATCGGGCCTTGCGCGCCGCGCGGGGCTCGACCCCACGACCTTCAATCCAAGCAAGCGCCAGTCGAGCGACGGCAAGCTGCGCTGGCCGTCCACCGAGAGCATCTCCAAGATCCTCGACGCGACCAACAGCTCGATGGCCGCCTTCGTGCGGCTGATCGACGACGGATCGGGCCTGCCGGCCCGGCGAATCCCCGTCATCAGCCACGCCCAGGCCGTCGCCGACGGGCTGTTCGACGACGCGGGCCGCCCCACCGGCAAGGGGTGGGACGAGGTGGATTTCCCGAACCTGTCCGACCCGAGCGCCTATGCGCTGGAGGTCACGGGCGGCGACCTGGCGCCGATCTACCGGGACGGCGACGTCATCGTCGTCTCGCCGGCGGCCGGGCTGCGCCGCGGCGACCGGGTGGTGGCGAAGACGGCCGACGGGGCGCTGCTGATCGGCGAGCTGGTGCGGATCAGCGCCAACCGGATCGACCTGAAGCCCTTGTCGGGCGACGAGCCGGCGCAGTCGCTGAAGCTGTCGGACGTGGTCTGGAAGGCCCGCATCGTCTGGGCGAGCCAGTAGGCTGCGGCCGGGCGGGCCTCTGCGTCCGGCGCAGGGCTGGGCCATCGGCCGCCGGGCGGTGTTGGCGCCGCCCGGCCGCTCGCCTATGCTCCGCCGGTCATAAGATGCGGGATCGGACGGACGACATGGCGAGACAAGCGTGGACCTTCCTCGACGGCTCCTGGCAGGAGGGCAATCCGCCGATCATGGGGCCGCTGACCCATGCCGCCTGGATGGCCTCGATCATCTTCGACGGCGCCCGCGGCTTCGAGGGCGTGGCGCCGGATCTCGACCGTCATTGCGTCCGCGCGGTGGCCTCGGCCAAGGCCATGGGGCTGGAGGCGACCCTGCCGGCCGAGGAGATCGAGGCGCTGGCCCGCGAGGGGCTGCGCCGCTTCCCGGCCGACGCCGCGGTCTATATCCGGCCGATGTTCTGGGCCGAGGACGGCTGGATCGAGCCCGACCCGGCAGCGACGCGTTTCTGCCTGTCGATCTATGATTCGCCGCTGCCCCAGCCGGGCGAGGACAGCGCCTGCTTCGCCCAGGGGCTGCGCCGGCCGTCGCCGGAGATGGCGCCGACCCGGGCCAAGGCGGCCTGCCTCTACCCGCAATCCGGCTTCGCCATGCGCCAGGCCAAGAGCCGCGGCTTCACCAATGCGGTGATGCTGGACCCGATCGGCAACGTCGCCGAATTCGCCACCGCCAACATCTTCATGGCCAAGGACGGCGCGGTGCACACCCCGGCGGCGAACGGCACCTTCCTCGCCGGCATCACCCGCCGCCGGGTGATCGAGCTCTTGCGCCACGACGGGGTCGAGGTGATCGAGCGCGCGATCCGGCCGGAGGAGCTGGTCGATGCCGACGAGATCTTCCAGACCGGCAACTTCGCCAAGGTGCTGCCCTGCACCCGGCTGGAGGACCGGCATTTGCAGCCGGGCCCGTTCTACGCCAAGGCCCGCAAGCTGTACTGGGACTGGGCCCATTCTTGATCCGGAGCGAGCGCCGATGGCCCTGTCGCCCGAGCCGGTCTCCAAGGACACGCGCAACCTGATCCGGGTGCTCGAACACCAGGGCATCACCCTGGTGTTCGACGTCGGCGCCAATGTCGGCCAGTACGCGCAGCGGCTGCGGCGCGGCGGCTATGCCGGGCGGATCGTCTCGGTCGAGCCGCTGTCGGCCGCCCATGCCGCCCTGGCGGCTGCGGCGGCCGGCGATCCAGACTGGGCGGTCGAGTCGCGGATGGCGCTGGGCGACAACGACGCGCCGGTGACGCTGCAGGTCTCGGGCGAGAGCGACATGAGCTCGGTGCTCGACTTCACCGCCGAGATGGCGGACCTGCTCGACGGCTCGGCCTATGTCGGCACCGAGGTGGCGTCGCAGGCGCGGCTGGAGCGGATCTTCCCGCGCCACGCCCGGCCGGACGACCGGGTGCTGCTGAAGATCGACACCCAGGGCACCGAGCGCCAGGTGCTGGACGGCGCGCGCGGCGTGCTGCCGCGCATCGCCGCGGTACAGATGGAGCTGTCGGTCGTGCCGGTCTATGACGGCGAACCGTCCTATCTCGACAGCATCCGGCACATGGCGGAGCTCGGCTTCGTCCCGGCGCTGTTCATCCCCGGCTATTTCAACCGTCGCACCGCCCGGCTGATCGGCATGGACGGGGTGTTCGTGCGGCCGGGCTAGCCAGATCTCGATGACCCCTTCCGCGCGTCCCGGCCGCCTGCCGGTCATCGACCTGCTCCGCGGCCTGGCGCTGCTGGCGATGGCCCTCTACCACCTGTCCTGGGACCTGACGTTCTTCCGCTTCGTCGACTGGGACCTGCAGGGCGACGCCGGCTGGATCGCGGCGCGCTACCTGATCGCCGGCAGCTTCCTGGCCCTGGTCGGCGTCGGCCTGGTGCTGTGGGACGTGCAGGGCCGCGACTGGCGGCGCTGGGCGATCCGGCTTGCCAAGGTCGTGGCCGGCGCCGCCGCGGTCACGGCGGCGACCCGGGTCGCGATTCCCGACCAGTTCATCTTCTTCGGCATCCTGCACTGCATCGCCGTGGCCAGCATCCTCGGCCTCCTGTTCCTGCGGCTGCCGCCGACCGCGAACTTCGTTCTCGGCCTCGCCGTGATCGCGCTGCCGATCCTGTGGCGTTCGGCCCTGCTCGACCATCCCTGGCTGCTCTGGACCGGGCTCGGCACCCAACCGCCGCGCAGCAACGACTATGAGCCGCTGTTTCCCTGGTTCGGGCCGGTGCTGCTGGGCATCGCCCTGGCCCGCTGGTGGCTGCGGGCCCGCGCGCCCGGCGGAACCGTCGACGGCGACATCCCGGGCCGGCCGCTGCGCTGGGCGGGGCGGCACAGCCTGGCCGTCTATCTGGTCCACCAGCCGCTGCTGATCGGCCTGCTGCTGCTGGTCGGGATGGCGCTCGGCCGCGATCCCTGGGAGATGCTGTCGCCGGCGCCGGACCCGGCGCCGCTGCTGATCGACTGCCAGGTGCAATGCGAGCAGCAGGGCGGCGGCACCGAGACCTGCCATGCCTATTGCGGCTGCATGGTCGACGGGGTCCGGGCCCAGAGCCTGTGGCCGGCGCTGCGGCCGGATGCGGCGCCCGAGCTCAAGGATCGCCTGCGCGATCTGGCCGCCGTCTGCAGCCGATAGCGCAAGCGCAACCTGACGGAAAATTAGCTCGCCTGCCACCGGCCGCAGCCCTAGTCTCGGCGCCGATGTCCGGATTGCCCCGCCGACCCCAGCCATGAGCCCGCCCGACGAGGACAGCCCGTCCGGCGTGAGGCGGGATGTCGGCTGGTCGGCGCTGATGGTCGCGGCGCAGGCGGGCGACCGGGCCGCCTATCACCGGCTGCTGATCGAGATCACCCCCTATCTGCGGGCGCTGGCCCGCCGGTCGCTGCACCGCCCGGCCGATGCCGAGGATGCGGTGCAGGACGTGCTGCTGACCCTGCACAGCATCCGCCGGACCTATGATTCGGCCCGGCCCTTCCAGCCTTGGCTGGTGGCGATCGCGCGCCGGCGGATC
This genomic window contains:
- a CDS encoding FkbM family methyltransferase, translating into MALSPEPVSKDTRNLIRVLEHQGITLVFDVGANVGQYAQRLRRGGYAGRIVSVEPLSAAHAALAAAAAGDPDWAVESRMALGDNDAPVTLQVSGESDMSSVLDFTAEMADLLDGSAYVGTEVASQARLERIFPRHARPDDRVLLKIDTQGTERQVLDGARGVLPRIAAVQMELSVVPVYDGEPSYLDSIRHMAELGFVPALFIPGYFNRRTARLIGMDGVFVRPG
- a CDS encoding branched-chain amino acid aminotransferase, with the translated sequence MARQAWTFLDGSWQEGNPPIMGPLTHAAWMASIIFDGARGFEGVAPDLDRHCVRAVASAKAMGLEATLPAEEIEALAREGLRRFPADAAVYIRPMFWAEDGWIEPDPAATRFCLSIYDSPLPQPGEDSACFAQGLRRPSPEMAPTRAKAACLYPQSGFAMRQAKSRGFTNAVMLDPIGNVAEFATANIFMAKDGAVHTPAANGTFLAGITRRRVIELLRHDGVEVIERAIRPEELVDADEIFQTGNFAKVLPCTRLEDRHLQPGPFYAKARKLYWDWAHS
- a CDS encoding D-alanyl-D-alanine carboxypeptidase family protein, whose translation is MTKIAMPAPLFRATILLATLAALPAGAATVDTIAKQAILIDTTTDTVLMEKAADERMPTSSMSKMMTAYLVYDALRDGRITLDTKFPVSKKAWQTGGSKMFVQVGDSIRVEDLLRGLLIQSGNDAAVVLAEGLAGSESAFADRMNEMAKRLGMNASHFVTSNGLPDPEHYSTARDLAILAERMISDFPQYYRYDGEREFTWNKIKQGNRNPLLYRDMGVDGIKTGHTDSGGYGLTASGVRDNRRLILVVNGLPSMQSRADEGARLLEWGWNQFRLYPLFKAGAAVDEATVWLGAEDKVPVTVAQDLAMTLQPADFDKMTVTARFQEPIEAPIAKGQVLGELDIAPPDGPVRKVPLVAAQDVPEASIFRALGMKLGLLLGL
- a CDS encoding thioesterase family protein, whose product is MPATAANPTSPSARTIAAPLRLHREAVRAEWTDYNGHLNDGYYAVIFSHATDAFLEFAGIDAAYRARSRRTVFTGEMKIRYRREAHSGDEVAVETRLGAMDAKRFTLHHLMRRAADGTVLAESEVLNLSIDATGPKVEPFEAEIHDRLSEIRAAHEAAAEDEKG
- a CDS encoding heparan-alpha-glucosaminide N-acetyltransferase, producing the protein MTPSARPGRLPVIDLLRGLALLAMALYHLSWDLTFFRFVDWDLQGDAGWIAARYLIAGSFLALVGVGLVLWDVQGRDWRRWAIRLAKVVAGAAAVTAATRVAIPDQFIFFGILHCIAVASILGLLFLRLPPTANFVLGLAVIALPILWRSALLDHPWLLWTGLGTQPPRSNDYEPLFPWFGPVLLGIALARWWLRARAPGGTVDGDIPGRPLRWAGRHSLAVYLVHQPLLIGLLLLVGMALGRDPWEMLSPAPDPAPLLIDCQVQCEQQGGGTETCHAYCGCMVDGVRAQSLWPALRPDAAPELKDRLRDLAAVCSR
- a CDS encoding helix-turn-helix transcriptional regulator, coding for MLKHADIWAAIDRLARLNGLSASGLARRAGLDPTTFNPSKRQSSDGKLRWPSTESISKILDATNSSMAAFVRLIDDGSGLPARRIPVISHAQAVADGLFDDAGRPTGKGWDEVDFPNLSDPSAYALEVTGGDLAPIYRDGDVIVVSPAAGLRRGDRVVAKTADGALLIGELVRISANRIDLKPLSGDEPAQSLKLSDVVWKARIVWASQ